The window AAACGGCGGATAAAAAAGTACCCGAGATTTTACACAGGTTTAGACAAGGAAGAAACCTTTGATTGGAGAAAAACCCAAGTCAAAAATATATCTCAGACTAAAGCCTTAGTGATTTCGTGTCAGCAGCGTACTAAGGTGATATAGATATATGGGGACTGCGGTCATTTTTAACACCCCAGCAAATTTCCTCATAAAATAAACATGGAGCAATACACATGGTTAGTGCATACGACGAATTACCCAAAAACCCTGCGAATTTTGTTGCGTTATCACCATTACGCTATTTAGAGCGTGCAGCTTATATTTACCCGAATCAGGCCGCAATTATTCATGGTAAACGTCAGATTACATGGCAACAAAGCTATCAACGCTGTCGTCAATTTGCACACCAACTCACACGTTTAGGTATTCAAAGGAACGATACCGTTTCTGTACTTTTACCGAATGTTCCAGCGATGATTGAAGCCCATTTTGCCGTTCCCATGGCAGGTGCCGTTCTAAATACGCTAAATACGCGCCTAGATGCCAAAACCATTGCCTTTATGCTAGAACATGCTGAAGCAAAAGTGCTTTTAGTTGACCCAGAATTTAGACCGATTGCAGAAGAAGCACTCACATATATTCATCAAGATATTATTGTAATTGACGTTTTTGATAATGAGTATGAAGGTGAACAACGGCCCCTTGGTCAATATGAATATGAGTCTTGGATAGCTCAAGGCGATCCTGAGTTTGAATGGTTACTTCCACAAGATGAATGGGATGCAATCAGCCTGAATTACACCTCGGGAACAACAGGAAATCCAAAAGGTGTGGTTTATCATCATCGTGGTGCTTACCTCAATGCAGCAAGTAATATTTTGGCATGTGGCATGAAACCTCGTGCTGTGTATCTTTGGACCTTACCCCTGTTTCATTGCAATGGCTGGTGTTTTGCATGGTCTATTGCCGCCAGTGGCGGAACCAATATTTGTTTACGTCGCGTCGATCCAGCACTGATCTTTCAATATATTGCCGAACACAAAGTAGATTATTTCTGTGGCGCACCGATTGTTTTATCGATGCTGATCAATACGCCTCAGGAACAAAGAACCGCATTTGACCATCATGTCGAAGTCATGGTTGCTGGTGCTGCACCGCCAGTTGCCATTATTGAAGGGATGCGTAATATCGGCATCAATGTCAATCACGTCTATGGTTTAACCGAAACCTACGGTCCTTCAGCGCTATGTGCCTCACAAGCAGGTTGGAGTGAATTATCTATCCAAGAACAAGCTCAATTGCATTCACGTCAAGGCGTTCCATACCCTCTACAAGACAGTATGCGAGTACTTGATCCTGAAACCATGCAACCTGTGCCAAATGATGGCGAAACCATGGGCGAAATCATGTTCCGTGGCAATATCGTCATGAAAGGCTATCTCAAAAACCCACAGGCCACTGAAGAAGCATTTAAAGGGGGATGGTTCCATACCGGGGATTTAGCCGTATGCCATCCCGATGGCTATGCCAAAATCACGGACCGCTCCAAAGACATTATTATTTCAGGTGGGGAAAATATTTCTTCATTAGAAGTCGAAGATGTTTTATATCGACACCCAGCAGTCATGACAGCAGCCGTAGTCGCAAAGCCTGATCCGCGTTGGCAAGAGGTACCGTGTGCTTTTATTGAATTAAAACAAGGCAGCACAACCTCACCAGAAGAAATTATTCTGCACTGTCAAAAAGAACTTGCACGTTTTAAAGTTCCTAAAGATGTGGTAATTACTGAGATCCCTAAAACATCAACAGGGAAATTACAAAAATTTATTTTAAGAGAATGGGCAAAAGAACGAGCTACGAGTGAGTTTGGAAATTAATTGCCTAAATGTAAAAAAGAAGTTTCATTGGAAACTTCTTTTTTACATTTAGCCTTGATCAGATAACAGCGCGACTTGTTGTACGTAGTTTACAAACTTACGTTTAGAAGCTTCGAGCTCTTCCTCACTCACCTGTTGTTTGATGTCACGATGAATACGAAGAACATGCTGGCGTAAAGTATGACGCTCTGATGCATTAAACACTTTGCTGAACTCATTAATAATCGGATCACCTTGCTCAATCATACGATCAACCCAACGCATCAATTGCATCTGCTTTTTAGCGCCTTGTTGCGGAGTTAGATAAGAGAGAATCGTACTTTCATCTTCATTACGTAACAGTTTACCAATACGCTGAAACTGACGACGGCGTGCCTCAAATGAGCTAATTTTCTGTACTTCAAGCAGAGCATCTATTAAGCGCTCATCCACAGGAAGCTTTTGAATCTGTTTAAGGCTTAATTGAGCCAACTGTTCACCCAAAGCAGCCATACGCTGTACTGCCTTCTTTTGCTCAGTTCTACTTGCACGTCCATCTAATGATTCAAAATCCTCATCAGTATAACGTTGAGTACCACGTGCCACTATTACTCT is drawn from Acinetobacter suaedae and contains these coding sequences:
- a CDS encoding acyl-CoA synthetase; this encodes MVSAYDELPKNPANFVALSPLRYLERAAYIYPNQAAIIHGKRQITWQQSYQRCRQFAHQLTRLGIQRNDTVSVLLPNVPAMIEAHFAVPMAGAVLNTLNTRLDAKTIAFMLEHAEAKVLLVDPEFRPIAEEALTYIHQDIIVIDVFDNEYEGEQRPLGQYEYESWIAQGDPEFEWLLPQDEWDAISLNYTSGTTGNPKGVVYHHRGAYLNAASNILACGMKPRAVYLWTLPLFHCNGWCFAWSIAASGGTNICLRRVDPALIFQYIAEHKVDYFCGAPIVLSMLINTPQEQRTAFDHHVEVMVAGAAPPVAIIEGMRNIGINVNHVYGLTETYGPSALCASQAGWSELSIQEQAQLHSRQGVPYPLQDSMRVLDPETMQPVPNDGETMGEIMFRGNIVMKGYLKNPQATEEAFKGGWFHTGDLAVCHPDGYAKITDRSKDIIISGGENISSLEVEDVLYRHPAVMTAAVVAKPDPRWQEVPCAFIELKQGSTTSPEEIILHCQKELARFKVPKDVVITEIPKTSTGKLQKFILREWAKERATSEFGN
- the yjgA gene encoding ribosome biogenesis factor YjgA, translating into MARGTQRYTDEDFESLDGRASRTEQKKAVQRMAALGEQLAQLSLKQIQKLPVDERLIDALLEVQKISSFEARRRQFQRIGKLLRNEDESTILSYLTPQQGAKKQMQLMRWVDRMIEQGDPIINEFSKVFNASERHTLRQHVLRIHRDIKQQVSEEELEASKRKFVNYVQQVALLSDQG